The Pseudodesulfovibrio sp. zrk46 genome contains a region encoding:
- a CDS encoding RNA polymerase factor sigma-32: protein MPSTESNTAIEPEVIEPEDLDSELEDEIDEPVIDEAEIVDEAKDSRAVPINPPATTEPLESLLPAFAKPTSKEVRIRDPLQMYLKEIARFPMLEPDEEYALAKRVQDENDQDAAFKLVSSHLRLVVKIAMDFQRRWMQNALDLVQEGNVGLLKAVTKFDPEKGIKFSYYAAFWIKAYILKYIMDNWRMVKVGTTQTQRKLFYNLNKERQRLQAMGFDPTTEALSKSLGVSESEIEEMDQRLSKNDMSLNTPLGEDSDATRMDFLPSLGPGVEDTLASDQIVDLLLENIKKIRPSLNEKEVAILDERLLSDDPITLREIGEQFGVTRERVRQIEARLLVKIREFMTDKVKDFSQDWVLEHD, encoded by the coding sequence ATGCCATCTACCGAAAGCAACACTGCCATCGAACCTGAGGTCATAGAACCCGAGGACCTTGACTCCGAACTGGAGGACGAGATCGATGAGCCGGTCATAGACGAAGCCGAGATCGTAGACGAAGCCAAGGATTCGCGTGCTGTGCCGATTAACCCGCCGGCCACCACCGAACCTCTGGAGTCATTGCTACCGGCCTTTGCCAAGCCGACTTCCAAGGAAGTCCGGATTCGCGATCCGCTTCAGATGTATCTCAAGGAGATCGCCCGCTTCCCCATGCTGGAACCGGACGAGGAGTATGCGCTGGCCAAGCGCGTGCAGGACGAAAACGATCAGGACGCGGCCTTCAAGCTGGTGTCCTCCCACCTGCGATTGGTGGTAAAGATCGCCATGGACTTCCAACGCCGCTGGATGCAGAACGCACTGGATCTGGTGCAGGAAGGAAACGTGGGCCTGCTCAAGGCCGTGACCAAGTTCGACCCGGAAAAGGGGATCAAATTCTCCTATTACGCGGCGTTCTGGATCAAGGCGTACATCCTGAAGTACATCATGGACAACTGGCGCATGGTCAAGGTGGGTACCACCCAGACCCAGCGCAAGCTCTTTTACAACCTGAACAAGGAACGCCAGCGCTTGCAGGCCATGGGATTCGATCCCACCACCGAGGCGCTCTCCAAGTCGCTGGGCGTGAGCGAATCGGAAATCGAAGAGATGGATCAGCGTCTGTCCAAGAATGACATGTCGCTGAACACGCCACTGGGTGAAGATTCCGACGCCACACGCATGGACTTCCTGCCTTCGCTGGGACCGGGTGTAGAGGACACCCTCGCCTCGGACCAGATCGTTGACCTGCTGCTGGAGAACATCAAGAAAATCCGGCCCTCGCTCAATGAAAAGGAAGTTGCTATTCTGGACGAACGACTGCTGTCGGACGATCCCATCACCCTGCGCGAAATCGGCGAGCAATTCGGGGTGACACGCGAACGGGTACGCCAGATCGAGGCGCGCCTGCTGGTCAAGATACGTGAATTCATGACCGATAAGGTCAAGGATTTTTCCCAGGACTGGGTTCTGGAACACGACTAA
- a CDS encoding homocysteine S-methyltransferase family protein produces the protein MPDFRSILRDDKVYFFDGGYGSLLQSRGLPAGLSPELWCMKEPDIIRGVHQEYIEAGANVLTTNTFGGTRPKLGGEVEVYELNKFMTSIAREVAGDNAFVAASVGPTGHFVEPLGDLTFRELVELFKEQIKGCVDGGADLILGETHFDLAEVKAVVVAARQVCDLPVAMSMTFEGEASLTGTSPLTFVDTMQNMGVELIGTNCSAGPEQMQDTLRSWASRLDTPTFAEANAGLPELDDEGNTCFRLPPEPFAEQACKFVDLGAKFLGGCCGTTPDHIRALRNKVGDTPWQRPEKTDDAQMVLTSRSISVPIGFNHPGAIIGERINPTGKKQLIKELQEGTFTEAIRFANEQIELGAPILDVNVGAPMVDEVALLPELTKTLVSRFTTPLSIDSNDSAAVEAGLWVYPGSPLVNSISGEPGKMEALGPLCKMFGAPFILLPIVGNKLPVTAKERLDVIEGLLKEAEALGIPKRLIMVDALALTVSSKPEAARHALEVMRHCRDEWGLPTTIGLSNISFGLPARELLNSTFLSLGMASGLSSFIANPNSARLQEALHTTEVLLNRDPQAEHYIAKFSDWTGGGGVQSAPAAGAQSVDTGDLPPVQAAVIKGDKDNVVALVETELEGGKPAMAIVNDLLIPGILAVGDKYERKEYFLPQLLQSAETMQTAFARLKPLLEEEGDEAEKPVVIMATVEGDIHDIGKNIVCLMLKNYGFEVVDLGKDVKAETIVDAAVEHKASIIGLSALMTTTMVRMEDTVQLVKERSMDTKVIIGGAVVTEKFCNAIGADGWSTDAIAAVKLAQSLVQ, from the coding sequence ATGCCCGATTTCAGGTCCATACTTCGTGACGACAAAGTCTACTTCTTTGATGGCGGCTACGGTTCGCTGTTGCAGAGCCGCGGTCTGCCCGCCGGTCTTTCGCCCGAGCTGTGGTGCATGAAAGAGCCGGACATCATCCGTGGTGTGCATCAGGAATACATTGAGGCTGGTGCCAACGTTCTGACCACCAACACCTTTGGCGGCACCCGTCCCAAGCTGGGCGGCGAGGTGGAAGTTTATGAACTGAACAAGTTCATGACCTCCATCGCCCGTGAAGTGGCTGGCGACAACGCTTTTGTCGCTGCTTCCGTCGGTCCCACCGGGCATTTTGTCGAGCCGCTGGGCGACCTGACTTTCCGCGAGCTGGTGGAACTGTTCAAGGAGCAGATCAAAGGCTGCGTGGACGGCGGTGCCGACCTGATCCTCGGTGAAACCCATTTTGATCTGGCCGAAGTCAAGGCCGTGGTGGTGGCAGCTCGTCAGGTGTGCGACCTGCCCGTGGCCATGTCCATGACCTTTGAAGGTGAGGCCTCCCTGACCGGAACTTCTCCGCTGACCTTTGTGGACACCATGCAGAACATGGGTGTCGAGCTTATCGGTACCAACTGTTCGGCCGGCCCCGAGCAGATGCAGGACACCTTGCGCTCCTGGGCTTCCCGTCTGGACACCCCGACCTTTGCCGAAGCCAACGCCGGTCTGCCCGAGCTGGACGACGAGGGCAACACCTGCTTCCGTCTGCCGCCCGAGCCGTTTGCCGAGCAGGCATGCAAGTTCGTCGATCTCGGCGCCAAGTTCCTCGGCGGTTGCTGCGGTACCACCCCTGATCACATTCGCGCCCTGCGCAACAAGGTAGGCGACACCCCGTGGCAGCGTCCCGAGAAGACTGACGACGCCCAGATGGTGCTGACCTCCCGTTCCATTTCCGTGCCCATTGGCTTCAACCATCCCGGTGCCATCATCGGTGAGCGCATCAACCCCACCGGCAAGAAGCAGCTCATCAAAGAACTGCAGGAAGGCACGTTTACCGAGGCCATCCGCTTTGCCAACGAGCAGATTGAACTGGGCGCTCCCATTCTCGACGTCAACGTCGGCGCCCCCATGGTGGACGAAGTCGCATTGCTGCCAGAACTGACCAAAACACTGGTCAGCCGTTTCACTACGCCGCTGTCCATTGACTCCAATGATTCTGCTGCCGTAGAAGCAGGCCTTTGGGTCTACCCCGGTTCCCCGCTGGTCAACTCCATCTCCGGCGAGCCCGGCAAGATGGAAGCTCTCGGCCCCCTGTGCAAGATGTTCGGTGCGCCGTTCATCCTGCTGCCCATCGTCGGCAACAAGCTGCCCGTCACTGCCAAGGAGCGCCTTGACGTCATCGAAGGTCTGCTCAAGGAAGCCGAAGCTCTTGGCATTCCCAAGCGCCTGATCATGGTCGACGCACTGGCTCTGACCGTTTCTTCCAAGCCCGAGGCTGCCCGCCACGCATTGGAAGTCATGCGTCACTGCCGTGACGAGTGGGGGCTGCCCACCACCATCGGCCTGTCCAACATTTCCTTTGGTCTGCCTGCCCGCGAGCTGTTGAACTCCACGTTCCTCTCCCTCGGCATGGCCTCCGGTCTCAGCTCCTTCATCGCCAACCCCAACTCGGCCCGTCTGCAGGAAGCACTTCACACCACCGAAGTGCTGCTCAACCGTGATCCGCAGGCCGAGCATTACATCGCCAAGTTCTCTGATTGGACCGGCGGTGGCGGGGTGCAGTCTGCTCCGGCAGCCGGTGCGCAGTCTGTGGATACCGGTGATCTGCCGCCTGTCCAGGCTGCGGTCATCAAGGGCGACAAGGACAACGTGGTCGCGCTGGTCGAGACTGAGCTTGAGGGTGGCAAGCCCGCCATGGCGATCGTCAACGACCTGTTGATTCCCGGCATCCTCGCCGTGGGCGACAAGTACGAGCGCAAGGAATACTTCCTGCCCCAGTTGCTCCAGTCTGCCGAGACCATGCAGACCGCTTTTGCCCGTCTCAAGCCGCTTCTCGAGGAAGAGGGCGACGAGGCCGAAAAGCCGGTCGTGATCATGGCCACGGTCGAAGGGGACATTCACGACATCGGCAAGAATATCGTCTGCCTGATGCTCAAGAACTACGGCTTCGAGGTCGTGGATCTGGGCAAGGACGTGAAAGCCGAGACCATCGTGGATGCTGCTGTCGAGCACAAGGCTTCCATCATTGGCCTTTCCGCCCTCATGACCACCACCATGGTGCGCATGGAAGACACGGTTCAGCTCGTCAAGGAGCGCTCCATGGATACCAAGGTCATCATCGGCGGCGCAGTCGTCACCGAGAAATTCTGCAACGCCATCGGCGCTGACGGATGGTCCACCGACGCCATCGCCGCAGTGAAGCTGGCGCAGAGTCTGGTGCAATAA
- a CDS encoding TlpA disulfide reductase family protein: protein MKNIRRFAVILMICMLLMACGDNGANGAGTGSESASVAAEYPPMGVKDLDAFLAANKGTPVMLMFWTTWCPSCKEAVPELEKLSQAYNDKVKILAVSLDESKDALDAFFAKKKLDLPVYHGDQAIAQKFGVEAIPTLLMFDKNGKQVFGQPGVFPYEMLKIMADKLMAQ, encoded by the coding sequence ATGAAAAATATCCGGCGATTTGCCGTTATACTTATGATTTGCATGCTCCTTATGGCGTGCGGCGACAATGGCGCCAACGGGGCTGGTACAGGCTCGGAAAGTGCCAGTGTTGCGGCTGAATATCCGCCCATGGGCGTGAAGGATCTGGATGCCTTTCTGGCTGCCAACAAGGGCACGCCGGTAATGCTTATGTTCTGGACAACCTGGTGTCCTTCATGCAAGGAGGCTGTTCCCGAGCTTGAGAAATTGAGTCAGGCCTATAATGACAAGGTAAAGATCCTTGCTGTCTCGTTGGATGAAAGCAAGGACGCGCTGGACGCGTTTTTTGCCAAGAAGAAGCTTGATCTGCCGGTATATCATGGCGATCAGGCCATCGCACAGAAGTTTGGGGTGGAGGCCATCCCGACGCTGTTGATGTTTGATAAGAACGGTAAGCAGGTTTTTGGTCAGCCGGGCGTTTTCCCGTATGAAATGCTCAAGATCATGGCCGATAAATTGATGGCTCAATAA